A single window of Streptomyces cathayae DNA harbors:
- a CDS encoding oxidoreductase — protein sequence MSAEYATFGLTPAIRAGGILSGGDHQVHRDFVDFVVDGRPLLFRLCDLDAVSPLASDVPPAIFTAQVRSLLLETEAPLPFGRYIVYGCPDCEDLACGAVTAAIERDGEDYIWRDFAWQTEEHADLERNGYHGLGPFRFRGTDYRTALAALLDGAGGTRRRVLLIGARVALLARLAAALRTIGVGADVAQDADGVPADELRGYSAVVFGRSAGAAQRDAVRRAFAAAGVHVPCVDGLAPVVPLLVAQTEHALDRSPPEQRRLTALSAPLSAAGAVAEIEVTSSCRVRLTAYRVDRLSRTHTHELFDGVLEPGRHRIPLDVKTVRGESYLVARTAGAVRTTPVRRPDRHAGG from the coding sequence ATGTCTGCCGAGTACGCGACCTTCGGCCTGACACCGGCGATCCGCGCCGGTGGAATCCTCTCCGGCGGTGACCACCAGGTCCACCGGGACTTCGTCGACTTCGTCGTCGACGGACGCCCGCTGCTGTTCCGCCTCTGCGACCTCGACGCCGTCTCCCCGCTCGCCTCCGACGTGCCGCCCGCCATCTTCACCGCCCAGGTCCGCAGCCTGCTGCTGGAGACCGAGGCCCCGCTGCCGTTCGGCCGGTACATCGTCTACGGCTGCCCCGACTGCGAGGACCTCGCCTGCGGCGCGGTGACCGCGGCCATCGAACGGGACGGCGAGGACTACATCTGGCGGGACTTCGCCTGGCAGACCGAGGAGCACGCCGACCTGGAACGCAACGGCTACCACGGCCTGGGCCCGTTCCGCTTCCGCGGCACCGACTACCGCACGGCCCTCGCCGCCCTGCTGGACGGCGCCGGCGGCACCCGCCGCCGTGTCCTGCTGATCGGAGCCCGCGTCGCCCTGCTCGCCAGGCTCGCCGCGGCCCTGCGCACCATCGGGGTCGGCGCCGACGTCGCCCAGGACGCCGACGGCGTCCCCGCCGACGAACTGCGCGGCTACAGCGCCGTGGTCTTCGGCCGGTCGGCCGGCGCCGCCCAGCGGGACGCCGTACGCCGCGCGTTCGCCGCCGCCGGCGTCCACGTGCCCTGCGTCGACGGCCTCGCCCCGGTCGTCCCCCTCCTCGTCGCCCAGACCGAACACGCCCTGGACCGCAGCCCGCCCGAGCAGCGCCGCCTCACCGCTCTGAGCGCCCCGCTCTCCGCGGCCGGTGCCGTGGCGGAGATCGAGGTCACCTCGTCCTGCCGGGTACGGCTCACCGCGTACCGCGTCGACCGCCTCTCCCGCACCCACACCCACGAACTCTTCGACGGCGTCCTGGAACCGGGACGCCACCGCATCCCCCTGGACGTGAAGACGGTGAGAGGGGAGTCCTACCTGGTGGCCCGTACCGCCGGGGCGGTACGGACGACGCCCGTGCGCCGGCCGGACCGGCACGCCGGCGGATGA
- a CDS encoding MerR family transcriptional regulator encodes MTTDIEEPALTIDELAAKAGVTVRTVRFYGSRGLLPPPAIGPRRVGHYGPAHLARLALIEELQRQGMTLAAIERYLGRLPADLSVRDLAIQRAVVASWAPDTVESVSREELERRAGRALDEEDLRRLAALDVVERDGEGFRVDAGLLRLGLELLDVPLAHETILAARAALTGHARAAAQDLSRLLRDAVAERDTRDVKSLSAHMHPLVVQALLTSFQRSLREELREWLDGGE; translated from the coding sequence ATGACGACCGACATCGAGGAGCCGGCCCTCACGATCGACGAGCTGGCGGCGAAGGCCGGGGTCACGGTGCGGACGGTCCGGTTCTACGGCAGCAGAGGGCTGCTGCCGCCCCCGGCGATCGGGCCGCGTCGCGTCGGTCATTACGGGCCGGCGCACCTGGCCCGGCTGGCGCTGATCGAGGAGTTGCAGCGGCAGGGCATGACGCTGGCGGCCATCGAACGGTATCTGGGGCGGTTGCCGGCGGATCTGAGCGTGCGGGACCTGGCGATCCAGCGTGCGGTGGTGGCCTCCTGGGCGCCCGACACGGTGGAGAGCGTGTCGCGTGAGGAACTGGAGCGGCGCGCGGGGCGGGCGCTGGACGAGGAGGACCTGCGGCGGCTGGCCGCGCTGGACGTCGTCGAGCGGGACGGCGAGGGCTTCCGGGTCGACGCGGGTCTGCTGCGGCTCGGCCTCGAGCTGCTGGACGTACCGCTGGCGCACGAGACGATCCTCGCCGCCCGCGCGGCGCTCACCGGGCATGCGCGCGCGGCCGCCCAGGACCTGTCGCGTCTGCTGCGGGACGCGGTGGCGGAGCGGGACACGCGGGACGTGAAGTCGCTGTCCGCCCATATGCATCCGCTCGTGGTGCAGGCGCTGCTGACGTCGTTCCAGCGGTCGCTGCGCGAGGAGCTGCGGGAGTGGCTCGACGGCGGGGAGTGA
- a CDS encoding BCCT family transporter, with amino-acid sequence MTQDQPGDKDRTAGPEPVSGTKLTKRESPRTDRVVFGVTAVLTVAFVVWGATATESLEKVSSRALTGLMHNGGWAFMLAASGFVVFALWLAISRYGKIHLGAEGEEPEFRTVSWVAMMFSAGMGIGLMFYGVSEPLAHYITAPPGTSPADSGERMELAMATTLFHWTLHPWGIYAVVGLGIAYSTFRRRRRQTISAVFTPLIGAKHANGAPGRVIDILAIVATIFGSAASLGLGALQIGSGMQELNWMDKVSTGLLVGIIAVLTVAFIASAVSGVERGIQWLSNTNMVLALVLAVFVFVAGPTILVLDLLPTSVFGYLGELPQLAGRTEISAGEGVAEWLGSWTVFYWAWWISWTPFVGMFIARISRGRTIRQFIGGVILVPSTVSLVWFAVFGGTAMRLQEQGRLGAASTPEGRLFAVLQEYPIATASSLLVMILVGIFFVSGADAASVVMGSLSQHGTLEPGRLVVVFWGVVTGAVAAIMLLVGSGQGDALTGLQNLTILAAAPFVLVMIVMCVALMRDLRRDPLIVRGEMASEAVDMAVIAGHAKYDGEFELRIGPGPGPDVEGDPIGRQ; translated from the coding sequence GTGACGCAGGACCAACCCGGCGACAAGGACCGTACGGCAGGCCCGGAGCCGGTTTCGGGAACGAAACTCACCAAACGTGAGAGCCCTCGCACCGACCGGGTGGTGTTCGGTGTCACGGCCGTGCTCACCGTCGCGTTCGTCGTGTGGGGCGCCACGGCGACCGAATCGCTCGAGAAGGTCTCGAGCCGCGCGCTCACCGGTCTGATGCACAACGGCGGCTGGGCGTTCATGCTGGCCGCCTCCGGCTTCGTCGTCTTCGCCCTCTGGCTCGCGATCAGCCGCTACGGAAAGATCCACCTCGGCGCCGAGGGCGAGGAACCGGAGTTCCGCACGGTCTCGTGGGTCGCGATGATGTTCAGCGCGGGCATGGGTATCGGCCTGATGTTCTACGGCGTCAGTGAGCCCCTGGCGCACTACATCACCGCGCCGCCGGGCACCAGCCCGGCCGACTCGGGCGAGCGCATGGAACTGGCCATGGCGACCACGCTCTTCCACTGGACCCTGCACCCGTGGGGGATCTACGCCGTGGTCGGCCTGGGCATCGCCTACAGCACCTTCCGCAGGCGGCGCCGGCAGACCATCAGCGCGGTCTTCACCCCGCTCATCGGGGCGAAGCACGCCAACGGCGCCCCCGGCCGCGTCATCGACATCCTCGCGATCGTGGCGACCATCTTCGGCTCGGCGGCCTCCCTGGGCCTCGGCGCGCTGCAGATCGGCTCCGGCATGCAGGAACTGAACTGGATGGACAAGGTCAGCACGGGGCTGCTGGTCGGCATCATCGCGGTGCTCACGGTCGCGTTCATCGCCTCCGCCGTGTCGGGCGTGGAGCGGGGCATCCAGTGGCTGTCCAACACCAACATGGTGCTGGCACTGGTGCTCGCCGTGTTCGTGTTCGTGGCCGGCCCGACGATCCTCGTCCTCGACCTGCTGCCCACCTCCGTCTTCGGCTACCTGGGCGAGCTGCCCCAGCTGGCCGGCCGTACGGAGATCAGCGCCGGCGAGGGGGTGGCGGAATGGCTGGGCAGCTGGACCGTCTTCTACTGGGCCTGGTGGATCTCCTGGACGCCGTTCGTCGGTATGTTCATCGCCCGCATCAGCCGGGGCCGTACGATCCGTCAGTTCATCGGCGGGGTCATCCTCGTCCCCAGCACGGTCAGCCTGGTCTGGTTCGCGGTCTTCGGCGGTACCGCGATGCGGCTCCAGGAGCAGGGCCGGCTCGGTGCGGCGTCGACCCCGGAGGGCCGGCTGTTCGCGGTGCTCCAGGAGTACCCCATCGCCACGGCCTCGAGTCTGCTGGTGATGATCCTCGTCGGCATCTTCTTCGTCTCGGGCGCGGACGCGGCCTCGGTCGTCATGGGTTCCCTCTCCCAGCACGGGACGCTGGAACCGGGCCGCCTGGTGGTGGTGTTCTGGGGCGTGGTCACCGGCGCCGTCGCCGCGATCATGCTGCTGGTGGGCAGCGGCCAGGGCGACGCGCTGACCGGCCTGCAGAACCTCACGATCCTCGCGGCGGCCCCGTTCGTCCTCGTGATGATCGTGATGTGCGTGGCGCTCATGCGCGATCTGCGCCGCGACCCGCTCATCGTGCGGGGCGAGATGGCCTCCGAGGCCGTCGACATGGCCGTCATCGCGGGTCACGCGAAGTACGACGGCGAATTCGAACTCCGTATCGGCCCCGGCCCGGGGCCGGACGTGGAGGGAGACCCGATCGGCAGGCAATGA
- a CDS encoding Tex family protein — translation MTTPPTGSIEGRIAGELGVQERQVRAAVELLDGGSTVPFIARYRKEATEMLDDAQLRTLEERLRYLRELEERRTAILESVREQGKLTEELEERIRGAETKARLEDVYLPYKPKRRTKAQIAREAGLEPLADGLLGDPGVEPLAAAAAFVDADKGVADPQAALDGARAVLTERFSEDADLIGELRERMWVRGRLTAKVRDGKEEAGAKFADYFDFAEPFTELPSHRILAMLRGEKEEVLDLVLEPEEATDGPSSYEGMVAHRFGIGDRGRPGDKWLLDTVRWAWRTRILVHLGIDLRLRLRTAAEDEAVRVFAANLRDLLLAAPAGTRATLGLDPGFRTGVKVAVVDATGKVVATDVIHPHVPANRWDEAIAKLARLAEEHAVELIAIGNGTASRETDKLAGDLITRHPELKLTKVMVSEAGASVYSASAFASQELPDMDVSLRGAVSIARRLQDPLAELVKIDPKSIGVGQYQHDLSEVKLSRSLDAVVEDCVNGVGVDVNTASAPLLARVSGITSGLAENIVAHRDGNGPFGSRRELKKVPRLGPKAFEQCAGFLRIRGGDDPLDASSVHPEAYPVVRRMVKSSGQEVASLVGNTAVLRSLRPEDFVDETFGLPTVGDILRELEKPGRDPRPAFRTAVFKEGVEKISDLSSGMILEGVVTNVAAFGAFVDVGVHQDGLVHVSAMSKTFVKDPRDVAKPGDIVKVKVLDVDIPRKRISLTLRLDDEATEPGDASGGRRQRGGGRPPQQRQGQGQKQGQSRSGGGGRGGTVARQAPAPANSAMADALRRAGLVDPKNGRR, via the coding sequence GTGACGACACCCCCCACAGGGTCCATCGAAGGCAGGATCGCCGGGGAGCTCGGCGTACAGGAGCGGCAGGTCAGAGCCGCCGTGGAGCTGCTCGACGGCGGTTCGACGGTGCCCTTCATCGCCCGCTACCGCAAGGAAGCGACCGAGATGCTCGACGATGCGCAGCTGCGCACGCTCGAGGAGCGGCTGCGCTATCTGCGGGAGCTCGAGGAGCGTCGCACGGCGATCCTGGAATCGGTGCGCGAACAGGGCAAGCTCACCGAGGAGCTCGAGGAGCGGATCCGGGGCGCGGAGACCAAGGCGCGCCTGGAGGACGTCTATCTGCCGTACAAGCCCAAGCGGCGTACCAAGGCGCAGATCGCGCGTGAGGCGGGGCTGGAACCGCTGGCGGACGGGCTGCTCGGTGATCCGGGCGTCGAGCCCCTCGCCGCGGCCGCCGCGTTCGTGGACGCGGACAAGGGCGTCGCCGACCCGCAGGCCGCCCTGGACGGGGCGCGGGCCGTCCTCACCGAGCGGTTCTCGGAGGACGCCGACCTGATCGGCGAGCTGCGGGAGCGCATGTGGGTGCGCGGGCGGCTCACCGCCAAGGTGCGCGACGGCAAGGAGGAGGCGGGCGCCAAGTTCGCCGACTACTTCGACTTCGCCGAGCCGTTCACCGAGCTGCCCTCGCACCGGATCCTGGCGATGCTGCGCGGGGAGAAGGAGGAGGTCCTCGACCTCGTCCTCGAGCCGGAGGAGGCGACGGACGGCCCGTCCTCGTACGAGGGCATGGTGGCCCACCGGTTCGGGATCGGCGACCGGGGCCGTCCCGGGGACAAGTGGCTGCTCGACACGGTCCGCTGGGCCTGGCGTACGCGCATTCTGGTGCATCTCGGCATCGACCTGCGGCTGAGGCTGCGTACGGCGGCCGAGGACGAGGCGGTGCGGGTGTTCGCGGCCAATCTGCGGGACCTGCTGCTCGCCGCCCCGGCCGGCACCCGTGCGACGCTCGGGCTCGACCCCGGGTTCCGTACGGGTGTGAAGGTCGCCGTGGTGGACGCGACCGGCAAGGTGGTCGCCACCGACGTGATCCACCCGCACGTCCCGGCGAACCGGTGGGACGAGGCGATCGCCAAGCTGGCCCGGCTGGCCGAGGAGCACGCGGTCGAGCTGATCGCGATCGGCAACGGCACCGCGTCCCGGGAGACCGACAAGCTCGCCGGCGACCTCATCACCCGGCACCCCGAGCTGAAGCTGACGAAGGTCATGGTGTCCGAGGCGGGCGCCTCCGTGTACTCGGCGTCCGCGTTCGCCTCGCAGGAGCTGCCGGACATGGACGTGTCGCTGCGCGGCGCGGTGTCGATCGCGCGGCGGCTCCAGGACCCGCTGGCCGAGCTGGTGAAGATCGACCCGAAGTCGATCGGTGTCGGTCAGTACCAGCACGACCTGTCCGAGGTGAAGCTGTCGCGTTCGCTGGACGCGGTGGTGGAGGACTGTGTGAACGGCGTGGGCGTGGACGTCAACACGGCGTCGGCGCCGCTGCTCGCCCGGGTCTCCGGCATCACGTCCGGGCTCGCCGAGAACATCGTGGCCCACCGGGACGGCAACGGGCCGTTCGGGTCCCGCCGCGAGCTGAAGAAGGTGCCGCGGCTCGGCCCCAAGGCGTTCGAGCAGTGCGCTGGCTTCCTCAGGATCCGCGGCGGCGACGACCCGCTGGACGCCTCCAGCGTGCACCCGGAGGCCTACCCGGTCGTGCGGCGCATGGTGAAGAGCTCCGGTCAGGAGGTCGCCTCGCTGGTCGGCAACACCGCCGTGCTGCGCTCGCTGCGGCCGGAGGACTTCGTGGACGAGACGTTCGGTCTGCCGACCGTCGGGGACATCCTGCGGGAACTGGAGAAGCCCGGACGCGACCCGCGGCCGGCCTTCAGGACCGCCGTCTTCAAGGAGGGCGTGGAGAAGATCTCCGACCTGTCGTCCGGGATGATCCTGGAGGGCGTGGTGACGAACGTGGCGGCCTTCGGCGCGTTCGTCGACGTCGGCGTCCACCAGGACGGCCTGGTCCATGTCTCCGCCATGTCGAAGACGTTCGTCAAGGACCCGCGGGACGTGGCGAAACCGGGCGACATCGTCAAGGTGAAGGTCCTCGACGTCGACATCCCGCGCAAGCGGATCTCGCTGACGCTGCGGCTGGACGACGAGGCCACGGAGCCGGGGGACGCCTCCGGCGGGCGCCGGCAGCGCGGCGGGGGACGCCCGCCCCAGCAGCGCCAGGGGCAGGGTCAGAAGCAGGGGCAGAGCCGCAGCGGTGGCGGCGGTCGCGGAGGCACCGTCGCGCGTCAGGCGCCCGCGCCGGCGAACAGCGCGATGGCCGACGCCCTGCGCCGTGCGGGCCTGGTCGACCCCAAGAACGGCAGGCGCTGA
- a CDS encoding acetyl-CoA C-acetyltransferase encodes MSTEAYVYDAIRTPRGRGKASGALHGTKPVDLVVGLIHEIRDRFPDLDPAAVDDIVLGVVGPVGDQGSDIARIAAIAAGLPDTVAGVQENRFCASGLEAVNLAAAKVRSGWEDLVLAGGVESMSRVPMASDGGAWFNDPMTNLATNFVPQGIGADLIATIEGFSRRDVDEYAALSQERAATAWKENRFARSVVPVRDRSGLVVLDHDEHPRPGTTADSLAGLKPSFADIGELGGFDAVALQKYHWVERIDHVHHAGNSSGIVDGAALVAVGSRQVGERYGLTPRARIVSAAVSGSEPTIMLTGPAPATRKALARAGLTIDDIDLVEINEAFAAVVLRFVKDMGLSLEKVNVNGGAIALGHPLGATGAMILGTLVDELERRDRRYGLATLCVGGGMGIATVVERL; translated from the coding sequence GTGAGCACCGAAGCGTACGTGTACGACGCGATCCGCACCCCGCGCGGTCGCGGCAAGGCCAGCGGTGCCCTGCACGGCACCAAGCCCGTCGACCTGGTCGTCGGCCTCATCCACGAGATCCGCGACCGCTTCCCCGACCTCGACCCGGCCGCCGTCGACGACATCGTGCTCGGCGTCGTGGGCCCCGTCGGCGACCAGGGCTCCGACATCGCCCGGATCGCCGCCATCGCCGCCGGACTGCCCGACACCGTCGCCGGCGTCCAGGAGAACCGCTTCTGCGCCTCCGGCCTCGAGGCCGTCAACCTGGCCGCCGCCAAGGTGCGTTCCGGCTGGGAGGACCTCGTGCTGGCCGGCGGCGTGGAGTCGATGTCCCGGGTGCCGATGGCCTCCGACGGCGGCGCCTGGTTCAACGACCCGATGACCAACCTCGCCACGAACTTCGTCCCGCAGGGCATCGGCGCCGACCTGATCGCCACCATCGAGGGCTTCTCGCGCCGGGACGTCGACGAGTACGCGGCCCTCTCCCAGGAGCGGGCGGCCACCGCGTGGAAGGAGAACCGCTTCGCGCGGTCCGTGGTCCCGGTCAGGGACCGCAGCGGACTGGTCGTGCTGGACCACGACGAGCATCCGCGCCCCGGCACCACCGCCGACTCCCTCGCCGGGCTCAAGCCGTCCTTCGCCGACATCGGTGAGCTGGGCGGCTTCGACGCGGTGGCGCTGCAGAAGTACCACTGGGTGGAGCGGATCGACCACGTCCACCACGCGGGCAACTCCTCCGGCATCGTGGACGGCGCCGCCCTGGTCGCCGTCGGCTCCCGGCAGGTCGGGGAGCGGTACGGGCTGACCCCGCGTGCCCGGATCGTCTCCGCCGCGGTGTCCGGCTCCGAGCCCACCATCATGCTCACCGGCCCCGCCCCCGCCACCCGCAAGGCGCTGGCCAGGGCCGGGCTGACCATCGACGACATCGACCTCGTGGAGATCAACGAGGCGTTCGCGGCGGTGGTGCTGCGCTTCGTCAAGGACATGGGCCTGTCGCTGGAGAAGGTCAACGTCAACGGCGGCGCGATCGCGCTGGGCCACCCGCTGGGCGCCACCGGCGCGATGATCCTCGGCACCCTCGTCGACGAACTCGAACGCCGCGACCGGCGCTACGGCCTGGCCACGCTGTGCGTGGGCGGCGGGATGGGCATCGCCACCGTCGTCGAACGCCTCTGA
- a CDS encoding ABC-F family ATP-binding cassette domain-containing protein, which translates to MTATLVAKNLSAGHGDRSLFSGLDLVVAPGDVIGLVGANGAGKSTLLRLLAGLSAPERGELRLSPPTATVGHLPQEPERRPGETVGEFLARRTGVAEAQRTMDETTQALVDGAPGADDAYADALERWLGLGGADLEERAEEVTASLGLTVGPDHLMTALSGGQAARVGLASLLLSRYDVFLLDEPTNDLDLDGLERLERFVSGLRAGTVVVSHDREFLTRTVTKVLELDLAQRQINLYGGGYAAYLEEREMARRHARDEYEEYADKRSALQDRAQMQRSWMDKGVKNARRKAGGDNDKIGRKFRSEASEKQAAKARQTQRMIERLDVVEEPRKEWELRMEIAAAPRSGAVVATLRDAEVRRGDFVLGPVSLQVDWADRVAVTGANGAGKSTLLAALLGRVPLDAGHAVLGSGVLLGEVDQARALFHGTDTLLDAFRAGVPETEPAEIRTLLAKFGLKADQVMRPAVTLSPGERTRAALALLQGRGVNLLVLDEPTNHLDLPAIEQLESALDSYEGTLLLVTHDRRMLDAVHVTRRLEVADGKVTEY; encoded by the coding sequence ATGACTGCCACCCTCGTCGCCAAGAACCTCTCCGCCGGCCATGGCGACCGCTCCCTGTTCAGCGGCCTCGACCTCGTCGTCGCCCCCGGCGACGTGATCGGCCTGGTCGGCGCCAACGGCGCCGGCAAGTCCACCCTGCTGCGCCTGCTCGCCGGCCTCAGCGCGCCGGAGCGGGGAGAGCTGCGGCTCTCCCCGCCCACGGCGACCGTCGGACACCTCCCGCAGGAGCCGGAGCGCCGGCCCGGCGAGACCGTCGGTGAGTTCCTGGCCCGGCGTACCGGTGTCGCCGAGGCCCAGCGGACCATGGACGAGACGACCCAGGCCCTGGTCGACGGGGCGCCCGGCGCCGACGACGCGTACGCCGACGCCCTGGAGCGGTGGCTGGGCCTGGGCGGCGCCGACCTCGAGGAGCGCGCCGAGGAGGTCACCGCCTCCCTCGGCCTGACCGTCGGCCCCGACCACCTCATGACCGCCCTGTCCGGCGGCCAGGCGGCCCGGGTCGGCCTCGCCTCGCTCCTCCTGTCCCGCTACGACGTCTTCCTGCTCGACGAACCGACCAACGACCTCGACCTGGACGGCCTGGAGCGCCTCGAACGCTTCGTGAGCGGGCTGCGCGCCGGGACGGTCGTGGTCAGCCACGACCGCGAGTTCCTCACCCGCACCGTCACCAAGGTCCTCGAGCTCGACCTCGCCCAGCGGCAGATCAACCTCTACGGCGGCGGCTACGCGGCCTACCTGGAGGAACGGGAGATGGCCCGCCGGCACGCCCGGGACGAGTACGAGGAGTACGCCGACAAGAGGTCCGCGCTCCAGGACCGCGCCCAGATGCAGCGGTCCTGGATGGACAAGGGCGTGAAGAACGCGCGTCGCAAGGCGGGCGGCGACAACGACAAGATCGGCCGCAAGTTCCGCAGCGAGGCGAGCGAGAAACAGGCCGCCAAGGCCCGCCAGACCCAGCGCATGATCGAGCGCCTGGACGTGGTCGAGGAGCCGCGCAAGGAGTGGGAGCTGCGCATGGAGATCGCGGCGGCCCCGCGCTCCGGCGCGGTGGTGGCGACGCTGCGGGACGCCGAGGTGCGCCGCGGCGACTTCGTGCTCGGGCCGGTCTCGCTGCAGGTCGACTGGGCGGACCGGGTGGCCGTCACGGGCGCGAACGGCGCCGGCAAGTCCACCCTGCTGGCCGCCCTGCTGGGCCGTGTCCCGCTCGACGCCGGGCACGCCGTCCTCGGCTCGGGCGTCCTGCTCGGCGAGGTCGACCAGGCCCGCGCCCTGTTCCACGGCACCGACACCCTGCTCGACGCCTTCCGCGCCGGGGTGCCGGAGACCGAACCGGCCGAGATCCGCACCCTGCTGGCCAAGTTCGGCCTCAAGGCGGACCAGGTGATGCGGCCGGCCGTCACCCTCTCCCCGGGGGAACGCACCCGCGCCGCCCTCGCCCTCCTCCAGGGCCGGGGCGTCAACCTCCTCGTCCTCGACGAGCCGACCAACCACCTCGACCTGCCCGCCATCGAGCAGCTGGAGTCGGCCCTGGACTCCTACGAGGGCACCCTCCTGCTCGTCACCCACGACCGGCGCATGCTCGACGCGGTGCACGTCACCCGCCGCCTGGAAGTGGCCGACGGCAAGGTGACGGAGTACTGA
- a CDS encoding 3-hydroxyacyl-CoA dehydrogenase NAD-binding domain-containing protein produces MTESTTIRWEQDDTGVVTLVLDDPNQSANTMNQAFRDSLAVITDRLEAELRADPDSVRGIILTSAKKTFFAGGDLRDLIRVTPDTAQDLFDGGLAIKRQLRRIETLGKPVVAAINGAALGGGYELALACHHRVALDAPGSRIGLPEVTLGLLPGGGGVVRTVRLLGITDALLKVLLQGTQYSPRRALENGLVDEVADTREELLAKARAFIDAHPESAQPWDRPGHRIPGGTPSHPKFAANLPAFPANLRKQTNGAPYPAPRTILAAAVEGAQVDFETAQVIEARYFVELAAGQTSKNMIQAFFFDLQAVNAGANRPQGVEPRQVRRVAVLGAGMMGAGIAHSCARAGIDVVLKDVSLEAAVKGKGYSEKLCAKAVAKGRTTQEKADALLARITPTAEAQDLAGCDAVIEAVFEDTALKHKVFQEIQNVVAPDALLCSNTSTLPITALAEGVERQDDFIGLHFFSPVDKMPLVEIIKGERTGDEALARAFDLVRQIKKTPIVVNDSRGFFTSRVIGQFINEGIAMVGEGVEPASVEQAAAQAGYPAKVLSLVDELNLTLLRKIRTESRRAVEEAGGTWTGHPADAVVDRMVDEYDRPGRAAGAGFYTYREDGGRDVLWPGLREHFTEPGHEIPFRDMQERMLFSEALDTVRLLEEGVLTSVADANIGSVLGIGFPGWTGGVLQYINGYEGGAGEETGLPGFVARARELAERYGERFAPPALLVAKAEQGERFTDAD; encoded by the coding sequence ATGACCGAGAGCACCACCATCCGCTGGGAACAGGACGACACCGGCGTCGTCACCCTCGTCCTCGACGATCCGAACCAGTCCGCGAACACCATGAACCAGGCGTTCCGCGACTCGCTCGCCGTGATCACCGACCGTCTGGAGGCGGAACTCCGGGCCGACCCGGACTCCGTCCGCGGCATCATCCTCACCTCCGCCAAGAAGACCTTCTTCGCGGGCGGCGACCTGCGCGACCTGATCCGGGTCACCCCCGACACGGCGCAGGACCTGTTCGACGGCGGTCTGGCGATCAAGCGGCAGCTGCGCCGCATCGAGACGCTCGGCAAGCCGGTCGTCGCGGCGATCAACGGCGCCGCCCTGGGCGGCGGTTACGAACTGGCCCTGGCCTGCCACCACCGCGTCGCCCTCGACGCCCCCGGCTCCAGGATCGGCCTGCCCGAGGTCACCCTCGGCCTGCTCCCCGGAGGCGGCGGCGTCGTCCGCACCGTCCGCCTGCTCGGCATCACCGACGCCCTGCTGAAGGTGCTGCTCCAGGGCACCCAGTACAGCCCGCGGCGCGCCCTGGAGAACGGCCTCGTCGACGAGGTGGCCGACACCCGCGAGGAGCTGCTCGCCAAGGCCCGCGCCTTCATCGACGCCCACCCCGAGTCCGCCCAGCCCTGGGACCGGCCCGGCCACCGCATCCCCGGCGGCACCCCGTCCCACCCCAAGTTCGCCGCCAACCTGCCCGCCTTCCCGGCCAACCTGCGCAAGCAGACCAACGGCGCCCCCTACCCGGCACCGCGCACCATCCTCGCCGCCGCCGTCGAGGGCGCCCAGGTCGACTTCGAGACCGCCCAGGTCATCGAGGCCCGCTACTTCGTCGAGCTGGCCGCCGGACAGACGTCGAAGAACATGATCCAGGCGTTCTTCTTCGACCTCCAGGCCGTCAACGCCGGAGCCAACCGCCCCCAGGGCGTCGAGCCCCGCCAGGTCCGCAGGGTCGCCGTGCTCGGCGCCGGGATGATGGGCGCCGGCATCGCCCACTCGTGCGCCCGCGCGGGGATCGACGTCGTCCTGAAGGACGTCTCCTTGGAGGCGGCCGTCAAGGGCAAGGGCTACTCCGAGAAGCTGTGCGCCAAGGCCGTCGCCAAGGGCCGGACGACCCAGGAGAAGGCCGACGCGCTGCTCGCGCGGATCACGCCCACCGCCGAGGCGCAGGACCTGGCCGGCTGCGACGCGGTCATCGAGGCCGTCTTCGAGGACACCGCCCTCAAGCACAAGGTGTTCCAGGAGATCCAGAACGTCGTCGCCCCCGACGCGCTCCTGTGCTCCAACACCTCCACCCTGCCCATCACCGCCCTCGCCGAAGGCGTCGAACGCCAGGACGACTTCATCGGGCTGCACTTCTTCTCGCCCGTCGACAAGATGCCGCTCGTCGAGATCATCAAGGGCGAGCGGACGGGGGACGAGGCGCTCGCCCGCGCCTTCGACCTGGTCCGGCAGATCAAGAAGACGCCGATCGTCGTCAACGACTCGCGCGGCTTCTTCACCTCCCGCGTCATCGGGCAGTTCATCAACGAGGGCATCGCCATGGTCGGCGAGGGCGTCGAGCCCGCCTCCGTCGAACAGGCGGCCGCCCAGGCGGGCTACCCCGCCAAGGTGCTGTCCCTGGTGGACGAGCTGAACCTCACCCTGCTGCGCAAGATCCGGACCGAGTCCAGGCGGGCCGTCGAGGAGGCCGGCGGCACCTGGACCGGGCACCCCGCCGACGCCGTCGTCGACCGCATGGTCGACGAGTACGACCGCCCCGGCCGCGCCGCCGGCGCCGGCTTCTACACGTACCGGGAGGACGGCGGGCGCGACGTCCTGTGGCCCGGCCTGCGGGAGCACTTCACCGAGCCCGGCCACGAGATCCCGTTCCGGGACATGCAGGAGCGGATGCTGTTCTCCGAGGCGCTGGACACGGTCCGGCTGCTGGAGGAGGGCGTGCTGACCTCGGTCGCCGACGCCAACATCGGCTCCGTCCTCGGCATCGGCTTCCCCGGCTGGACCGGCGGCGTCCTGCAGTACATCAACGGCTACGAGGGGGGAGCCGGGGAAGAGACGGGCCTGCCCGGGTTCGTGGCACGCGCACGTGAACTCGCCGAGCGCTACGGCGAGCGCTTCGCGCCGCCGGCGCTGCTGGTGGCCAAGGCGGAGCAGGGAGAGCGGTTCACGGACGCCGACTGA